TCGTCGCGGCGTTCGCGTTCGGTGATGCGCTCGGTGCCCTCGTCCGGTGTGGCGGCGGTGGTGCCGGGTTGATCGTCGGTCGGGGACTCCGGCGAGGCGGACGGCAGATCGATGTCGGTGGTCTCGATCGGTCGGGTGGTGGTGATCGTCGCGGTTGTGGTGGCCGCCGCGGACGGGCGCTCCGACATGGCCGGGTCGGTGAACCGCAGCGGCGGCGGGGCGGGGTCGTCGGCGCGCACCAGCGTGGTGACCAGCAGCGCCCCGAGACCGATCACGACCAGGGCGAGCAGGCTGGCGCCGACGACCGGGCCGGTGCGGTTGTGCCACGGCTGCGTCGGCGCGCTGTCCGGTTCGTCGAAGTGCGGCCGCGCCACGCCCACAGATGCTAAGCGCGGCCGCCCCGGCTCGCCTGTTCAGCGAAGTTGCGGGATCACCTCGCCGGCGAAGAACTCCAGGTGCGCCAGATCGGACATGTCGAGAACCTGGAGGTACACGCGCTGCACCCCGGCCTCGATGAACGGGCCGAGCCGGTCGACGATCTCGGCCGGGGTACCGACGACCGGGGAGTTGCTGCGCAGCTCTTCGACCTCCCGGCCGATCGCCGCGGCGCGGCGCGCGATCTCGGCCTCGTCCCGGCCGGCGCACACCACGAACGCCGCCGAATAGGTCATCGAGTCGGCCGGCCGGCCGGCGTCCGCCACCGCCGCGGCCACCCGCTCGTACTGCGTCTTGAGGGTGTCGAGCCGCACGAACGGAACGTTGAACTCGCTGGCGTACCTGGCGGCCAGCGCCGGGGTGCGCTTGGCGCCCAGGCCGCCGACGACGACCGGCGGGTGCGGCACCTGCAGCGGCTTCGGCAGGCCCGGGGAGTCGACCACGGTGTAGTACTTGCCGGCGAAGTCGAACTTCTCCCCGTGCGGCGTGGTCCACAGCCCGGTGATGATCTCCAGCTGTTCGGCCAGCCGCTCGAACCGTTCGGCCGTGTCCGGGAACGGGATCGCATACGCCTGGTGCTCGGGCTCGAACCAGCCTGCGCCCAGGCCGAATTCGACCCGGCCATCGCTCATCTCGTCGACCTGCGCCACCGCGATCGCCAGCGGTCCGGGGTAGCGGAACGTCGCCGAGGTGACCAGGGTGCCGAGCCGGATCGAGCTGGTCTCGCGCGCGATACCCGCCAACGTCACCCAGGAGTCGGTCGGGCCCGGCAGGCCGTCGCCGCTCATCGCCAGGTAGTGGTCGGAGCGGAAGAACGCCGAGTAGCCGAGCTGTTCGGCAGCTCGGGCGACGGCCAGCTGATCGGCGTAGGTGGCGCCCTGTTGCGGTTCGACGAAAACCCGGAAGTCGACGTGTCCAGTCACGACAGTCAGATTAGTGAAGGCCGTGCGAAATGCCCTGCCGACGGCTGGTGCTCACAGCCCCCGGCGGGCGGCGCACACCGCCTTCGCGGTCTCGGCGTCGGAGAACGTCAGCCGGAACTCGTCCCGACCGGCCATGAACAGGGTGAGCTCACCCACGTCGCCGGTGACGGTCAGCTCCGGGCCGCGGCCGACGTCGGCCACCGTCCGGCCGTCGGGGGTGCGCAGGACCACCCGCGCCGGTGCCCGGCCCAGCGTCAGCCGGGCCATCGCCGCCAGTGGCCGGCGCAGCCGCCGGGCGGTGTCGTCGTCGAGCGGGCGGGGCTCCCAGCCCGGCCGGGCGCGCCGAACATCCTCGTGGTGGATGAACATCTCGCCCGTGTTCGCCACCGGGTCGAGCAGCTTGAACGGTGAGTACAGCGGTGGGCCGGAGGCCACCCGGTCCAGCAGTTCGTCCCAGTCGGTGGACGTCGCGACCCGGCGCTGCACCCGGTCGGTGTAGCCGGCCAGCAGCGGCAGCAGGATCCCCGGCGCGGCATCCGGCCGGCGTTCGCGCACCACCAGATGCGCGGCGAGGTCGCGGGTGGTCCAGCCCGCGCACAGGGTCGGGGCGTCCGGTCCGACGGCACGCATGGTCTGCACCAGGGCGGCGCGTTCCCGCTGGGCTGGGGTCATGTCCCCACGCTAGCCCCCGGCAATGCCCGAAGGTCGCCGACCCGGAGTCCTTTCGCCCCTACCGGCCGAGGACGCCTTCCGCCTAAACCTCATTGGTGAGCCCTAAACCTCAGCCCTGAACCTCATTGATGAGCAACGACCGGAACGACCCGGGTCGTCTGGCGTCGCCGTGCCAGGCTTGATGACACACGACCCGCGAGCGAGGGGACCGATGGACACCGCAACCGCGACCGCACGCCGCCCCGGACCGCCCGCTCAGCCCGAACCGCGCTGGCATGTCATGACGCCGCAGGAGGTGCTCGACCGGCTCGGGGTCGGGCCCGGCGGGCTCACCGACGACGAGGTGCGCCGGCGCCGGGAACGCTACGGCCGCAACACCCTTCCCGCGGCGCAGCGGCGGCATCCGATCGTGCGGTTCCTGCGCCAGTTCCACGACGTGTTGATCTACGTGCTGTCCGCGGCGGCGGTCGTCACCGCGATCCTGCAGCACTGGGTGGACACCGTGGTGCTGGCCGCGGCGGTGATCGTCAACGTGATCATCGCGTTCATCCAGGAGGGCAAGGCCGAGGCGGC
The window above is part of the Mycolicibacterium hassiacum DSM 44199 genome. Proteins encoded here:
- a CDS encoding LLM class F420-dependent oxidoreductase, giving the protein MTGHVDFRVFVEPQQGATYADQLAVARAAEQLGYSAFFRSDHYLAMSGDGLPGPTDSWVTLAGIARETSSIRLGTLVTSATFRYPGPLAIAVAQVDEMSDGRVEFGLGAGWFEPEHQAYAIPFPDTAERFERLAEQLEIITGLWTTPHGEKFDFAGKYYTVVDSPGLPKPLQVPHPPVVVGGLGAKRTPALAARYASEFNVPFVRLDTLKTQYERVAAAVADAGRPADSMTYSAAFVVCAGRDEAEIARRAAAIGREVEELRSNSPVVGTPAEIVDRLGPFIEAGVQRVYLQVLDMSDLAHLEFFAGEVIPQLR
- a CDS encoding TIGR03085 family metal-binding protein, which codes for MTPAQRERAALVQTMRAVGPDAPTLCAGWTTRDLAAHLVVRERRPDAAPGILLPLLAGYTDRVQRRVATSTDWDELLDRVASGPPLYSPFKLLDPVANTGEMFIHHEDVRRARPGWEPRPLDDDTARRLRRPLAAMARLTLGRAPARVVLRTPDGRTVADVGRGPELTVTGDVGELTLFMAGRDEFRLTFSDAETAKAVCAARRGL